The following are encoded in a window of Salinibacter ruber DSM 13855 genomic DNA:
- a CDS encoding YhbY family RNA-binding protein yields MSDRLTSRQRAHLRSEAHGQDPLVHIGKEGVTDPVMQAVEEAFNTRELVTIRVLDNAPRPVREVAEAVADALEDVQVVRTIGGTALFYRPHPDDPEIDLPASGAEEA; encoded by the coding sequence ATGTCCGACCGCCTGACGTCTCGCCAGCGCGCCCACCTTCGCAGCGAAGCCCACGGGCAGGATCCCCTCGTGCACATCGGCAAGGAGGGGGTGACCGACCCCGTCATGCAGGCGGTCGAGGAGGCCTTCAACACCCGCGAGCTGGTTACCATCCGCGTACTCGACAACGCCCCCCGCCCCGTCCGCGAGGTCGCGGAGGCGGTGGCGGACGCCCTGGAGGACGTACAGGTGGTCCGTACGATCGGGGGCACGGCCCTGTTTTACCGTCCGCACCCCGACGACCCAGAGATTGACCTGCCGGCGTCGGGGGCCGAGGAAGCGTAG
- a CDS encoding MBL fold metallo-hydrolase: MLDRLDTLDLHFQDRRHIIAAYLYPHADGVALIETGPGSTVPMLQARLAARGLTPADVSEVFLTHIHLDHAGAAGHLARHGATIYAHHVGLPHLSDPARLLASARRIYGDDMDALWGEMHPVPDDQLVALNDGDTVPLGGEPLTALDTPGHASHHMSYVLGDVCFTGDVGGVRMPEERHVELPLAPPEIDLDAWRESLAALRAAADRHGLTHLAPTHFGLYDDLPAHFERLEAAIETADDWAARKLPGWDDGDEALQDAVTQWMRSRASDHGVDGDAWDRYERANPSWMAALGLRRYWTTQTA; this comes from the coding sequence ATGCTGGACCGACTCGACACGCTCGACCTCCACTTTCAGGACCGACGGCACATCATCGCAGCCTACCTCTACCCCCACGCCGACGGGGTGGCCCTCATCGAAACGGGCCCCGGCTCCACCGTTCCCATGTTGCAGGCCCGGTTGGCCGCGCGAGGCCTTACTCCGGCGGACGTCTCGGAGGTTTTTCTGACGCACATCCACCTCGACCACGCCGGGGCGGCGGGCCATCTCGCCCGGCACGGCGCCACGATCTACGCCCATCACGTCGGGCTCCCGCACTTGTCCGACCCGGCCCGCCTACTGGCAAGTGCGCGGCGCATCTACGGGGACGACATGGACGCCCTCTGGGGGGAGATGCACCCGGTCCCCGACGACCAACTCGTTGCTTTGAACGACGGGGACACCGTGCCCCTGGGCGGGGAGCCCCTGACTGCGCTCGATACGCCAGGCCACGCCTCCCACCACATGAGCTACGTGCTCGGGGACGTCTGCTTCACCGGCGACGTGGGGGGCGTCCGCATGCCCGAGGAGCGCCACGTGGAGCTTCCCCTCGCCCCTCCCGAAATCGACCTCGACGCCTGGCGCGAGAGCCTAGCGGCCCTCCGGGCCGCGGCCGACCGGCATGGCCTGACCCATCTCGCCCCCACGCACTTCGGGCTCTACGACGACCTCCCTGCCCACTTCGAGCGGCTGGAGGCCGCCATCGAGACCGCCGACGACTGGGCGGCCCGAAAGCTGCCCGGGTGGGACGACGGCGATGAGGCCCTCCAGGACGCCGTCACGCAGTGGATGCGCAGCCGGGCCTCCGACCATGGGGTCGACGGCGACGCCTGGGACCGCTACGAACGGGCCAATCCAAGCTGGATGGCGGCACTGGGGCTGCGGCGATACTGGACGACGCAGACGGCGTAG
- a CDS encoding inositol monophosphatase family protein has protein sequence MSALSSDLNLALDLAHIAEDEILPRFRTVSVTHKPDGTEVTEADREAERVMREHLADERPDHAVLGEEFGASGPDDAQYRWVLDPVDGTAGFTIGVPLFGTLVGLLENGTPVAGVIHFPALGETVYAARGEGCWFRTDEAEHAVSADPVESLDAATVTTTALHSSDVTAGADQTPYRLTDLVRRAGKFRFVTDCIQHALVARGRTHAAVDTLMRPWDVAALVPCVREAGGVAQPLAPDADDVVFAGSLVTAGSTSLLHEVRSLLQPSADGAEHPH, from the coding sequence ATGTCCGCCCTTTCTTCCGACCTCAACCTGGCCCTCGACCTGGCCCACATCGCCGAAGACGAAATCCTTCCCCGCTTCCGCACCGTCAGCGTCACCCACAAGCCGGACGGCACGGAGGTCACGGAGGCCGACCGTGAAGCCGAACGGGTCATGCGCGAGCACCTAGCCGACGAGCGCCCCGACCACGCCGTACTCGGGGAGGAGTTCGGCGCGAGCGGCCCCGACGACGCCCAGTACCGGTGGGTGCTCGACCCCGTGGACGGGACCGCCGGGTTCACGATTGGGGTGCCCCTCTTCGGCACGCTTGTGGGGCTTCTGGAAAACGGCACGCCGGTCGCGGGGGTGATCCACTTTCCTGCGCTCGGCGAGACCGTATACGCCGCCCGGGGGGAGGGCTGCTGGTTTCGAACAGACGAGGCCGAGCACGCGGTGAGCGCAGACCCGGTCGAGTCGCTCGATGCCGCCACCGTCACGACCACGGCCCTCCACAGCTCCGACGTCACGGCGGGGGCCGACCAGACGCCCTACCGTCTCACCGATCTGGTCCGGCGGGCCGGCAAGTTTCGGTTCGTCACCGACTGCATTCAGCACGCGCTCGTGGCCCGGGGGCGGACCCACGCGGCGGTGGACACCCTCATGCGCCCGTGGGACGTGGCCGCCCTGGTGCCCTGCGTGCGGGAGGCCGGCGGCGTTGCCCAACCGCTCGCCCCCGACGCCGACGACGTCGTGTTTGCCGGCAGTCTGGTTACGGCCGGCAGCACGTCGTTGCTTCACGAGGTGCGCAGCCTGCTTCAACCGAGCGCCGATGGGGCAGAGCATCCCCACTGA
- the rnc gene encoding ribonuclease III: MSESLPPGVQVDPAAIEQLVGRPVDDLSHYRRALTHRSLLRVHPARTFRSNERLEFLGDALLDVFVGEVLYDRFPEKDEGALTRLRARLVSERPLATYARGLGLGPHLLMSENAAEGDGRDNPSILADAFEAFVGAVYLDLGHEAARGFVQDRVLAPVDLEDVATRDDNYKSQLLEHLQALGRPQPTYHVVEEKGPSHDKTFTVEVRVGDAAYERGTAGSKQDAEQQAARRTLDEMASDPPAS; the protein is encoded by the coding sequence ATGAGCGAGTCTCTCCCCCCCGGCGTACAGGTCGACCCGGCCGCGATCGAGCAGCTCGTGGGGCGTCCGGTCGACGATCTGTCCCACTACCGGCGGGCCCTCACGCACCGGTCGCTGCTCCGCGTCCATCCGGCGCGCACGTTCCGGTCGAACGAGCGGCTTGAGTTTCTGGGGGACGCCCTCCTCGACGTCTTTGTGGGGGAGGTGCTCTACGACCGCTTTCCGGAGAAGGACGAGGGCGCGCTCACCCGACTCCGGGCCCGGCTCGTGAGCGAGCGCCCCCTGGCCACCTACGCCCGTGGCCTCGGCCTCGGTCCCCACCTCCTAATGAGCGAAAACGCGGCCGAGGGAGACGGGCGCGACAACCCTAGCATCCTCGCCGACGCGTTCGAGGCCTTCGTGGGGGCGGTCTACCTAGATCTGGGCCACGAGGCGGCGCGGGGGTTCGTACAGGACCGCGTGCTCGCCCCCGTTGACCTAGAGGACGTGGCAACCCGGGACGACAACTACAAGAGCCAGTTGCTCGAACACCTTCAGGCCCTGGGGCGCCCTCAGCCCACCTATCACGTCGTCGAGGAGAAGGGCCCGAGCCACGACAAAACCTTCACGGTGGAGGTGCGGGTTGGGGACGCGGCCTACGAACGGGGCACCGCCGGAAGCAAACAGGACGCCGAGCAACAGGCCGCCCGCCGGACGCTCGACGAAATGGCCTCGGACCCGCCCGCATCGTAA
- a CDS encoding NAD-dependent succinate-semialdehyde dehydrogenase: MPLVSVNPTTEQEIERHPLHTGREVEHRLDRAASAFEVNRSRSFGERAARLERAADLLEDNAPALGALMTEEMGKPLTQAQAEAEKCAWVCRYYAEHGADFLADRAVETAARKSYVAHEPLGPILAVMPWNFPFWQAFRFGAPTLMAGNVVLLKHAPNVTGCAEAIADLLREAGFADHELQVLRVDEETVGTVLDDQRVRGATLTGSVPAGAAVARQAAAQIKPTVLELGGSDPFIVCADADLEKAASVGCTARMQNNGQSCIAAKRFIVERAVLDDFQERLVENVEALTVGPPTDRETDVGPMARADLRDTVHDQVERAIGAGAVAVAGGHTLERDGFFYAPTVLADVDPGTVAFDEEIFGPVASVIAADDAEHAVALANDTRFGLGGSIFTEDLEKGERMARSLEVGCVFVNEMTKSDPRVPFGGIKDSGYGRELSHHGIRAFVNAKTVWVEE, encoded by the coding sequence ATGCCCCTCGTCTCTGTAAACCCCACGACCGAACAGGAGATTGAACGGCATCCGCTGCACACGGGCCGAGAGGTCGAGCACCGGCTCGACCGCGCGGCGTCGGCCTTCGAGGTGAACCGGAGCCGCTCGTTCGGCGAGCGGGCCGCGCGCCTGGAGCGGGCCGCCGACCTCCTCGAAGACAACGCCCCCGCGCTCGGGGCCCTCATGACCGAGGAGATGGGGAAGCCCCTCACCCAGGCACAGGCCGAGGCCGAAAAGTGCGCGTGGGTCTGTCGGTACTACGCGGAGCACGGCGCCGATTTCTTGGCCGACCGGGCGGTGGAGACGGCCGCCCGGAAGAGCTATGTGGCCCACGAGCCCCTCGGGCCCATCTTGGCGGTCATGCCCTGGAATTTTCCATTCTGGCAGGCGTTTCGGTTCGGCGCGCCAACCCTGATGGCCGGCAACGTGGTCCTCCTGAAGCACGCGCCGAACGTCACCGGGTGTGCCGAGGCGATCGCGGACCTCCTGCGGGAGGCCGGATTTGCGGACCACGAGCTGCAGGTGCTGCGCGTCGACGAGGAGACGGTCGGGACCGTTCTGGACGATCAACGGGTTCGGGGCGCTACGCTCACCGGAAGCGTGCCGGCCGGGGCGGCGGTTGCCCGGCAGGCGGCGGCCCAGATCAAGCCGACGGTGTTGGAGCTTGGCGGCTCCGATCCGTTCATCGTCTGTGCCGACGCCGACCTGGAGAAGGCCGCGTCCGTGGGGTGCACGGCACGCATGCAAAACAACGGCCAAAGCTGCATCGCCGCAAAACGCTTCATTGTCGAGCGGGCCGTGCTCGACGACTTCCAGGAGCGGCTGGTGGAAAACGTGGAGGCCCTTACGGTCGGCCCCCCCACGGATCGGGAGACGGACGTAGGGCCGATGGCGCGGGCGGATCTGCGCGACACGGTGCACGACCAGGTGGAGCGGGCCATTGGGGCGGGTGCCGTGGCCGTCGCCGGGGGGCACACCCTCGAGCGCGACGGATTTTTCTACGCCCCGACCGTCCTCGCCGACGTGGATCCTGGCACCGTGGCCTTCGACGAGGAGATTTTTGGGCCGGTGGCGTCCGTCATTGCGGCCGACGACGCCGAGCACGCCGTGGCCCTCGCCAACGACACGCGGTTTGGGCTCGGGGGGAGCATCTTTACCGAAGACCTCGAAAAGGGGGAGCGAATGGCCCGTTCCTTGGAGGTCGGCTGTGTCTTCGTGAACGAGATGACGAAAAGCGACCCCCGCGTTCCGTTCGGGGGCATCAAGGACAGCGGGTACGGCCGTGAGCTGTCCCACCACGGGATCCGTGCGTTCGTGAACGCCAAGACCGTATGGGTTGAGGAATAA
- a CDS encoding CdaR family protein — translation MATNSDSQGAVFWDWLRPLFAADEEPRRDGDPQRGMALTVCVLLSCILWLSLTLGEQRTQTIRLPVEVVEAPAGQALAEVPPTHVQVRVEGRGLDLLRLLYSPPVVEVNATTSRVDVTDEVTLPQGTSLQIEAVTPASFEMALEPRRARTVPVRSRVEVVPASDYELIDDPHLAPDSVEIEGAASVVEGMDAWPTTARTIEDLQDTVEVEMPLADTLRRLVDLHPRSVQVTARAGRFVEETREVEVGVTGVPSGQDLVSLQPSTIRIRYRVLFRDLFKARRASEFFATVSYDQIRSDTTGYVTPRVHVPPDLHIRDADPVPSRLRYYTFVSES, via the coding sequence GTGGCCACCAACTCCGATTCTCAAGGGGCCGTGTTCTGGGACTGGCTGCGTCCCCTCTTTGCCGCAGACGAGGAGCCCCGACGGGACGGAGATCCTCAGCGCGGCATGGCCCTCACGGTCTGCGTCCTGCTTTCCTGCATCCTCTGGCTGTCGCTGACCCTCGGCGAGCAGCGCACGCAGACCATCCGGCTGCCGGTCGAGGTGGTGGAGGCCCCGGCGGGGCAGGCCCTCGCCGAGGTGCCCCCGACCCACGTGCAGGTACGGGTGGAGGGCCGGGGGCTCGACCTGCTCCGACTGCTCTACAGCCCCCCCGTCGTCGAGGTCAATGCGACGACGAGCCGAGTCGATGTGACCGACGAGGTGACCCTGCCGCAGGGCACGTCGTTGCAAATTGAGGCGGTAACCCCTGCGTCCTTCGAAATGGCCCTGGAGCCTCGTCGGGCCCGAACGGTGCCGGTCCGGAGTCGTGTGGAGGTCGTTCCCGCGTCCGACTACGAGCTGATCGACGACCCGCACCTTGCGCCCGACTCGGTGGAGATAGAAGGGGCGGCGTCCGTGGTCGAGGGGATGGATGCGTGGCCAACCACTGCGCGCACGATTGAGGATCTCCAGGACACCGTTGAGGTGGAGATGCCCCTGGCCGACACGCTTCGCCGGCTCGTAGACCTGCATCCCCGGTCGGTCCAGGTGACGGCACGGGCGGGGCGGTTCGTGGAGGAGACGCGGGAGGTAGAGGTGGGGGTGACCGGCGTGCCGTCCGGGCAAGACCTCGTGTCGCTTCAGCCGTCCACGATTCGCATTCGGTACCGGGTCCTGTTCCGCGATCTGTTCAAGGCGCGCCGCGCCTCGGAGTTCTTCGCCACCGTTTCGTACGATCAAATTCGCTCCGACACGACCGGGTACGTGACGCCGAGGGTACACGTCCCGCCCGACCTCCACATCCGAGACGCGGACCCCGTTCCGTCGCGGCTGCGCTACTACACCTTCGTCTCCGAGAGCTAG
- a CDS encoding DUF4230 domain-containing protein, giving the protein MTTHVRAAIGGGVIAGLLLVVGGLLWDLGPSDATVRKTVLTTIQDEAPASFLVTGTLDMRAAVRVDSAQYLTPSWLTSLLRQTQPSALPLLRGGSETQVRVPGTVSYGFDVQTLDASMIAVDDPGRVGVALPSLTVHSVEPDLGRLEVRSQASGWMRVLPSDMPAAVRREALGAVKAAFREQAARRLGAATQPRVNTARALKKMLRPALEAAGVEAPQFRIRVGDELVLQPKGG; this is encoded by the coding sequence ATGACCACCCACGTGCGTGCCGCCATCGGGGGCGGTGTGATCGCAGGGCTTCTTCTGGTGGTGGGGGGGCTGCTTTGGGACCTGGGCCCGTCGGACGCGACGGTACGGAAGACGGTCCTCACGACGATTCAAGACGAGGCCCCGGCGTCCTTCCTCGTCACGGGCACTCTGGACATGCGGGCAGCGGTGCGGGTGGACTCGGCGCAGTACCTCACGCCCTCGTGGCTGACGTCCCTGCTGCGACAGACCCAGCCGAGCGCCCTTCCGCTCCTGCGGGGCGGGTCGGAAACGCAGGTGCGGGTGCCCGGGACGGTGTCCTATGGCTTCGACGTGCAGACGCTCGACGCGTCGATGATTGCGGTGGACGACCCGGGACGGGTGGGCGTGGCCCTGCCGTCGCTCACCGTTCACAGCGTGGAACCGGACCTTGGCCGACTGGAGGTCCGCTCGCAGGCGAGTGGATGGATGCGGGTCCTGCCGTCCGACATGCCGGCGGCCGTCCGACGGGAGGCGCTGGGGGCCGTCAAGGCAGCCTTCCGGGAGCAGGCGGCGCGTCGTCTCGGGGCCGCCACCCAGCCGCGCGTCAACACCGCACGGGCCCTGAAGAAAATGCTTCGGCCGGCCCTGGAGGCCGCCGGGGTGGAGGCGCCCCAGTTTCGGATCCGGGTCGGCGACGAACTCGTCCTCCAACCGAAGGGCGGATAG
- a CDS encoding histidine phosphatase family protein codes for MRPLAAEAPTTLYLVRHGETEYNRRGIMQGGGIDSTLNATGREQARALARRFASADIDALYASTLRRATQTADILATGHDPLSRTHLRALNEMDWGVYEGEAPSPERDASVDALKSAWREGAYERGPKGGESIREVQGRARQALRHILAREAGGTALVVTHGRYLRVLLATLLDAYGLEHMSELDHSNTCVNQVVYERGQARAERLNCTAHLSGDCASAPA; via the coding sequence TTGCGACCTCTTGCTGCGGAGGCACCGACCACCCTGTACCTGGTTCGGCACGGCGAGACCGAGTACAACCGACGGGGCATCATGCAGGGCGGGGGCATCGACAGCACCCTGAACGCGACCGGCCGCGAGCAGGCCCGGGCACTGGCCCGCCGGTTCGCGTCGGCGGACATCGATGCGCTGTACGCCAGTACGCTTCGACGGGCCACCCAGACCGCCGACATTCTCGCGACGGGCCACGATCCGCTCTCGCGCACCCATCTTCGAGCCCTGAACGAAATGGATTGGGGCGTCTACGAGGGAGAGGCTCCATCCCCGGAGCGGGACGCGTCGGTCGACGCCCTCAAATCAGCCTGGCGCGAGGGAGCATACGAGCGGGGGCCGAAAGGGGGCGAGTCCATCCGGGAGGTGCAGGGTCGGGCGCGACAGGCGCTCCGGCACATCCTTGCACGAGAGGCCGGGGGGACGGCCCTCGTCGTGACGCATGGCCGGTACCTGCGCGTGTTGCTCGCGACCCTCCTCGACGCGTACGGACTGGAGCACATGTCCGAACTCGACCACTCCAATACCTGCGTCAATCAGGTGGTCTACGAGCGGGGGCAGGCACGGGCCGAGCGGCTCAACTGCACGGCCCACCTCTCAGGGGACTGTGCCTCGGCCCCTGCCTAG
- a CDS encoding isochorismate synthase, giving the protein MLDLDPTVIRDIEGADDVRAALADRIRDATRSSAARTVRVSVPVPGRMRPIDWVRARSSAEAVYWSGRDEDRTVAACGTADVVSGSTAPVDYQALGRVLDERLDGADSGVRYYGGMRFDAGQPTAPNRPDGRWAPFGTYRFVLPRFELVEADGTLRLVCTLVLPRDAERVDEIVDALGAVALPVPSEHTALPRPHQRQDVPGHGEWTDMVRWALDAIDGGSLDKVVLARRVALSLGAPMDPLLVLSHLEPATPGCYHFAVRPSRGAAFVGASPERLFRRAGRTVVSEAVAGTRPRGETAAEDARLRQELLQSPKERREHAFVRDAIRDDLDRVCREVRIPKKRGELALARGRHLHARITGTLRPDTGTTDVLEALHPTPAVGGVPTDDAVAAIRAREPFDRGWYAGPVGWVGRDAAEFAVGLRAGLVEEAQMALFSGAGIVEGSAPDREWDEIEQKIGDFAAIMGVSDPRMASR; this is encoded by the coding sequence ATGCTCGATCTCGATCCCACCGTCATTCGTGACATCGAGGGGGCCGACGACGTTCGTGCGGCCCTGGCGGACCGGATCCGCGATGCGACCCGGTCGTCGGCCGCCCGGACGGTTCGCGTGAGCGTGCCGGTGCCGGGGCGCATGCGCCCCATCGACTGGGTGCGGGCCCGGTCGTCCGCCGAGGCGGTGTACTGGTCGGGGCGAGACGAAGACCGCACGGTCGCGGCGTGCGGCACGGCGGACGTGGTGTCGGGCAGTACAGCGCCCGTCGACTACCAGGCCCTCGGCCGTGTCCTGGACGAGCGCCTGGACGGCGCCGATTCTGGGGTCCGATACTATGGGGGAATGCGGTTCGACGCCGGGCAGCCGACGGCCCCGAACCGACCCGACGGTCGCTGGGCGCCGTTCGGAACGTATCGCTTCGTCCTGCCTCGGTTTGAGTTGGTGGAGGCGGACGGCACGCTGCGCCTCGTGTGCACCTTGGTGCTCCCCCGCGATGCCGAGCGCGTGGACGAGATTGTGGACGCGCTTGGCGCGGTGGCACTTCCGGTCCCCAGCGAACACACGGCCCTGCCCCGCCCCCACCAGCGACAAGACGTGCCGGGCCACGGCGAGTGGACCGACATGGTGCGCTGGGCACTCGACGCGATAGACGGCGGGTCCCTCGACAAGGTGGTGCTGGCCCGACGCGTGGCCCTCTCGCTCGGCGCGCCGATGGACCCCCTCCTCGTGCTGAGTCACCTGGAGCCCGCGACGCCGGGGTGCTACCACTTTGCGGTGCGCCCGTCACGGGGGGCGGCGTTCGTCGGGGCCTCCCCGGAGCGCCTCTTTCGACGGGCGGGCCGGACCGTCGTCAGCGAAGCGGTGGCCGGCACGCGGCCCCGGGGGGAGACGGCGGCGGAGGACGCACGGCTCCGGCAAGAGCTCCTGCAGAGCCCGAAGGAGCGCCGCGAACACGCGTTCGTGCGGGACGCCATCCGGGACGACCTGGACCGGGTCTGCCGCGAGGTCCGCATTCCGAAGAAAAGGGGGGAGTTGGCGTTGGCCCGCGGACGCCATCTTCACGCCCGCATCACCGGTACGCTCCGGCCCGACACGGGGACGACGGACGTGTTGGAGGCGCTGCATCCCACCCCGGCGGTGGGCGGCGTGCCGACCGATGACGCCGTGGCGGCGATCCGGGCCCGAGAGCCGTTCGATCGAGGGTGGTACGCGGGGCCCGTCGGGTGGGTGGGGCGCGACGCCGCCGAGTTTGCAGTGGGCCTGCGGGCGGGCCTCGTGGAGGAGGCGCAGATGGCGCTGTTTTCGGGGGCGGGGATCGTTGAGGGGTCGGCGCCGGACCGGGAGTGGGACGAGATCGAACAGAAGATTGGCGACTTTGCCGCCATCATGGGCGTGAGCGATCCCCGGATGGCCTCCCGGTAG
- the menD gene encoding 2-succinyl-5-enolpyruvyl-6-hydroxy-3-cyclohexene-1-carboxylic-acid synthase has protein sequence MAHQSWSVLDAPNPTYLWTQLLVEELVRNGVHTFFVAPGSRSTPLTVAIARHPEAESVLHVDERGAAFAALGVGRAARGPAAWVTTSGTAVANGLPAAVEASVDGVPMLLLTADRPPELRDTGANQTIDQVKIFGDYVRWQADVPPPSDEVDPAYVLTTADQALHQTLRAPAGPVHVNCMFRKPLEPVETEASVAVPTAVDAWARGTEPYTHYPTPAPSPPGPEVDALAETVRGTEHGLVVAGRLDSAAAADATRRLATHLGWPLIPDLTSRLRRGGREQPEQVPYGDLVLTSAAFREGHPPRAVLQVGGRFASKRLRLFLRDSAPEVWAVVRPDPSRIDPDHRVTHHVEAAVPAAVDALVARLEEGPRGTTWRDDWAGASERVGAVVQAHVQESDALTDPLVAALLTEEMPSEHALVAASSMPVRDLNRHAAPGGTGGPAFANRGASGIDGTVATAAGIAEGRDGPVTLLIGDLALQHDLNGLALLQDRPVVAIVVNNDGGGIFHFLPIRKHDEFDPYFTTPHGHDFEHAAALFDLPYHRPDSPSALRSAYAQACRSGESALIEVRTDRATNRQVHDRLEASVERAVEEG, from the coding sequence GTGGCCCATCAGTCCTGGTCCGTCCTCGACGCCCCGAATCCCACCTACCTGTGGACGCAGCTGCTCGTCGAGGAGCTCGTGCGGAATGGCGTACACACCTTCTTCGTCGCGCCGGGATCCCGTTCGACGCCCCTCACGGTCGCCATCGCGCGCCACCCGGAGGCCGAATCGGTGCTGCACGTGGACGAGCGGGGCGCTGCGTTTGCGGCACTGGGCGTGGGGCGCGCCGCGCGGGGGCCCGCCGCCTGGGTCACGACCTCCGGAACCGCCGTCGCGAACGGCCTGCCCGCCGCGGTGGAGGCGTCGGTCGACGGCGTGCCGATGCTCCTCCTCACGGCCGATCGCCCGCCTGAGTTGCGCGATACAGGGGCCAACCAGACGATCGACCAGGTGAAGATCTTCGGGGACTACGTGCGGTGGCAGGCCGATGTCCCCCCGCCGTCCGACGAGGTGGACCCCGCATACGTCCTGACGACGGCCGACCAGGCCCTGCACCAGACCCTCCGGGCGCCCGCAGGCCCCGTGCACGTGAACTGCATGTTTCGGAAGCCGCTGGAGCCGGTGGAGACGGAGGCGTCGGTCGCCGTTCCGACTGCCGTCGACGCGTGGGCGAGGGGCACCGAGCCGTACACGCACTACCCGACCCCCGCTCCTTCTCCGCCCGGCCCCGAGGTCGACGCGCTCGCCGAGACGGTACGCGGAACCGAGCACGGGCTCGTGGTGGCGGGGCGGCTCGACTCGGCCGCGGCGGCCGACGCGACCCGACGGCTGGCCACGCACCTCGGCTGGCCGCTCATTCCCGACCTCACGTCGCGTCTTCGTCGGGGCGGGAGGGAGCAGCCGGAGCAGGTGCCGTACGGGGACCTGGTGCTGACCTCGGCGGCCTTCCGGGAGGGCCATCCGCCACGGGCCGTTCTGCAGGTCGGGGGGCGGTTCGCGTCGAAGCGGCTGCGTCTCTTCCTCCGCGATAGCGCTCCCGAGGTCTGGGCCGTTGTGCGCCCGGATCCGTCCCGCATCGACCCGGACCACCGGGTGACGCACCACGTGGAGGCGGCTGTTCCCGCGGCGGTCGACGCGCTGGTTGCGCGGCTCGAGGAGGGCCCGAGGGGCACGACGTGGCGCGACGACTGGGCCGGTGCCAGCGAGCGCGTCGGGGCCGTCGTGCAGGCCCACGTGCAGGAGTCAGACGCGCTCACCGACCCGCTCGTGGCCGCGCTTCTCACCGAAGAGATGCCGTCGGAGCACGCGCTGGTGGCGGCCAGCAGCATGCCGGTGCGGGACCTTAACCGCCACGCCGCCCCAGGCGGGACGGGCGGCCCGGCCTTTGCCAACCGGGGCGCGAGTGGCATCGACGGGACCGTGGCAACCGCGGCGGGCATTGCCGAAGGGCGGGACGGCCCGGTGACGCTCCTGATCGGAGACCTTGCCCTCCAGCACGACCTGAACGGGCTGGCCCTTCTCCAAGACCGCCCCGTCGTGGCGATCGTCGTCAACAACGACGGTGGAGGCATCTTCCATTTCCTGCCCATCCGCAAGCACGACGAATTCGACCCGTACTTTACGACGCCCCACGGGCACGACTTCGAGCACGCGGCGGCCCTGTTCGACCTGCCGTATCATCGCCCGGACTCCCCGTCGGCCCTCCGCAGCGCCTACGCGCAGGCCTGTCGGTCTGGCGAATCGGCCCTCATTGAGGTCCGAACCGATCGTGCGACGAACCGGCAGGTGCACGATCGGCTGGAGGCATCGGTCGAGAGGGCCGTGGAGGAGGGGTGA
- a CDS encoding MBL fold metallo-hydrolase, with amino-acid sequence MSSRRAFLRQCGLALAAAPALSSLPPWLSSADGFTSLRGGIGTFTQRGGTIGWLATDDGIAVVDTQSPQSAPDCWNGLRERSDSPLAMVINTHHHGDHVGGNGVFARHTDRLVAHANVPELMRAGAEDGAADEKTYPTETFQDTWSEPLGDETITLRYRGPAHTGGDAIVVFENANIVHVGDLVFNRAYPFIDVGGGADSQGWIDSLETIHGALDDDTIVIHGHGNPDFGVTGGREDLLVMRDFLSALNEYVTQQRQAGASLDEMKQTKVLDGFEAFNFDWALSLADCIEAVYREQTAG; translated from the coding sequence ATGTCGTCTCGCCGTGCATTTCTCCGCCAATGCGGCCTTGCCCTCGCCGCCGCTCCGGCCCTCTCGTCCCTCCCCCCTTGGCTCTCCTCCGCGGACGGCTTCACGTCCCTCCGGGGCGGCATCGGGACCTTTACCCAGCGCGGGGGCACCATCGGGTGGCTCGCCACCGACGACGGCATCGCAGTCGTCGACACGCAGTCCCCCCAGTCGGCACCCGACTGTTGGAACGGCCTCCGCGAACGGTCCGACAGCCCCCTCGCGATGGTCATCAACACACACCACCACGGCGACCACGTCGGCGGCAACGGCGTCTTTGCCCGGCACACCGACCGCCTCGTGGCGCACGCCAACGTGCCGGAGCTGATGCGGGCCGGCGCCGAAGACGGAGCGGCCGACGAGAAAACGTACCCGACGGAAACGTTCCAGGACACGTGGTCCGAGCCCCTCGGGGACGAGACGATCACGCTTCGCTACCGCGGCCCGGCCCACACGGGCGGCGACGCGATCGTCGTCTTCGAGAACGCGAACATCGTCCACGTGGGCGACCTGGTTTTCAACCGGGCCTATCCCTTTATCGATGTCGGCGGGGGGGCGGACTCGCAGGGCTGGATTGACAGTCTCGAAACCATCCACGGGGCCCTCGACGACGATACGATCGTCATTCACGGCCACGGGAACCCGGACTTTGGCGTCACCGGTGGGCGCGAGGACCTCTTGGTGATGCGCGACTTTCTCTCGGCGCTCAATGAGTACGTCACGCAGCAGCGCCAGGCCGGGGCGTCCTTAGACGAGATGAAGCAGACGAAGGTGCTGGACGGCTTCGAGGCCTTCAACTTCGACTGGGCACTGTCGCTTGCCGACTGCATCGAGGCCGTCTACCGGGAGCAGACGGCCGGGTGA